From the genome of Pseudomonas sp. gcc21, one region includes:
- a CDS encoding SulP family inorganic anion transporter: MIERVQQEWFSNVRGDLLSGLVVALALIPEAIAFSIIAGVDPRVGLYASFCIAVVVAFTGGRPGMISAATGAMALLMVTLVREHGLEYLLAATILCGVLQIAAGFLKLGSLMRFVSRSVVTGFVNALAILIFMAQLPELTNVTWHVYAMTAGGLAIIYLFPYIPKLGKVIPSPLVCILVLTALAMAVGLDIRTVSDMGELPDTLPVFLWPEVPLNLETLMIIFPYSAGLAVVGLLESMMTATIVDDLTDTSSDKNRECKGQGIANIGSGLLGGMAGCAMIGQSVINVKSGGRTRLSCLVAGVGLLLLVVFLSDWVGQIPMAALVAVMIMVSIGTFSWDSIRNLKKHPLSTNIVMVSTVAVVVATHNLAYGVLVGVLLAALFFANKIGHFLYVNSEQDASGRERTYRVVGQVFFSSSDKFVDSFDFKEAVDKVIIDLSRSHFWDITAVAALDKVVIKLRREGAEVEVRGLNEASATIVDRFGVQDKPEAVDRLMDH; the protein is encoded by the coding sequence ATGATCGAAAGGGTTCAACAGGAGTGGTTTTCCAACGTTCGCGGCGACCTGCTTAGCGGTCTTGTCGTGGCGTTGGCGCTGATTCCCGAGGCCATCGCATTCTCGATTATTGCCGGCGTAGACCCGCGAGTTGGCCTCTACGCCTCGTTCTGCATCGCGGTGGTGGTCGCTTTTACCGGGGGTCGGCCGGGCATGATTTCTGCGGCTACCGGTGCCATGGCGCTGTTAATGGTGACTCTGGTCAGGGAGCACGGTCTGGAGTACTTGCTTGCCGCGACAATCCTCTGTGGTGTGCTGCAGATCGCAGCAGGCTTTCTCAAACTTGGATCGCTGATGCGCTTCGTGTCCCGTTCGGTGGTGACCGGTTTCGTTAACGCACTGGCGATTCTGATATTCATGGCGCAGTTACCCGAGCTGACCAACGTCACCTGGCATGTCTACGCCATGACGGCGGGCGGTCTGGCGATCATCTATCTGTTCCCCTATATTCCTAAGCTTGGCAAGGTCATTCCGTCGCCGTTGGTATGCATTCTGGTGCTTACCGCCCTGGCTATGGCGGTGGGGCTGGATATCCGTACGGTAAGTGATATGGGTGAGTTGCCGGATACGTTACCGGTGTTCCTCTGGCCGGAGGTGCCACTTAACCTTGAAACCCTGATGATCATCTTTCCTTACTCGGCAGGCCTCGCGGTGGTTGGTTTGCTGGAATCCATGATGACCGCGACTATCGTGGATGACCTGACCGATACCTCCAGTGACAAGAACCGGGAATGCAAAGGGCAGGGTATTGCGAACATTGGTTCCGGGCTGTTGGGCGGCATGGCGGGTTGCGCGATGATCGGGCAATCGGTCATCAACGTGAAATCCGGCGGCCGCACCCGTCTCTCATGTCTGGTTGCCGGGGTAGGGCTCCTGTTGCTCGTGGTGTTCCTAAGTGACTGGGTCGGCCAGATTCCCATGGCAGCGCTGGTAGCCGTGATGATCATGGTGTCCATAGGTACCTTCAGTTGGGATTCGATACGCAATCTGAAGAAGCATCCGCTGTCCACCAATATCGTGATGGTCTCGACAGTGGCGGTCGTCGTTGCCACGCATAACCTGGCTTATGGGGTACTGGTGGGCGTGCTGCTGGCAGCCCTGTTTTTTGCCAACAAAATCGGCCATTTCCTCTATGTGAATAGCGAGCAGGACGCCAGTGGCCGCGAGCGCACCTACAGGGTAGTGGGTCAGGTGTTTTTCAGTTCGAGCGACAAGTTCGTTGATTCGTTTGATTTCAAGGAAGCCGTTGATAAGGTGATCATTGATTTGTCCCGTTCGCATTTCTGGGACATTACAGCTGTTGCGGCGTTGGACAAGGTAGTGATCAAGTTGCGCCGGGAAGGCGCCGAGGTTGAAGTCCGCGGGCTTAACGAGGCCAGCGCAACCATCGTCGACCGGTTCGGTGTTCAGGACAAGCCGGAAGCGGTAGACCGGCTGATGGATCACTAG
- the nhaB gene encoding sodium/proton antiporter NhaB, protein MSQSMSLAFRNNFMGQAPAWYKRTIVAFLVLNPLVLWVAGPYITGWLLVVEFIFTLAMALKCYPLLPGGLLALEALVIGMTTPDALYAEMQANFPVILLLMFMVAGIYFMKDLLLLVFTRILLGVRSKSSLALVFSLTAAVMSAFLDALTVTAVVISVAVGFYSVYHRVASAPEKARAENVDVQVEDEPLELHRNDLETFRAFLRSLLMHGAIGTALGGVCTLVGEPQNLLIAGVVGWDFIEFFLRMAPVSMPVLAAGLLTCLLLEKTSSFGYGAKLPRNVRRVLEEFAASERLKRTSAQKAQLIVQAVAAVLLVIGLAFHLAEVGLIGLMAIILMATFNGVTDEHQIGKAFQEALPFTSLLVVFFAIVAVIHQQHLFSPIIAAVLAMPESAQPGMFFLANGVLSMISDNVFVATVYISEIKQALDAGSISREHFELLAIAINTGTNLPSVATPNGQAAFLFLLTSAIAPLVRLSYGRMVVMAFPYTLMLGGVGYFAVVNWL, encoded by the coding sequence ATGTCTCAGTCGATGTCTCTGGCTTTTCGGAATAACTTCATGGGCCAGGCTCCTGCCTGGTACAAGCGAACCATCGTCGCCTTTCTGGTACTGAATCCGTTGGTACTGTGGGTCGCCGGACCCTATATAACCGGTTGGCTATTGGTCGTTGAGTTCATCTTTACCCTGGCGATGGCGCTGAAATGCTATCCGCTGCTACCGGGCGGACTGCTTGCCCTGGAAGCGCTGGTCATAGGAATGACTACGCCGGACGCTCTGTACGCCGAAATGCAGGCGAACTTTCCGGTCATCCTGCTGCTGATGTTCATGGTGGCGGGTATTTATTTCATGAAGGATCTGCTGCTTCTGGTGTTTACCCGGATCCTGTTGGGCGTGCGCTCGAAATCCAGTCTGGCGCTGGTCTTTTCGCTCACCGCAGCGGTCATGTCAGCCTTTCTCGATGCCTTGACGGTCACCGCAGTGGTCATCAGCGTTGCGGTAGGTTTCTACTCGGTCTATCACCGCGTCGCGTCCGCGCCGGAAAAGGCCCGGGCCGAGAACGTCGATGTGCAGGTTGAGGATGAACCTCTCGAACTGCACCGCAATGACCTCGAGACCTTCCGCGCTTTTCTTCGCAGCCTGCTGATGCACGGTGCTATCGGTACAGCACTGGGTGGCGTCTGTACGCTGGTAGGCGAGCCGCAGAATCTGTTGATAGCCGGCGTGGTGGGATGGGATTTCATCGAATTCTTTCTGCGTATGGCCCCCGTCAGCATGCCGGTATTGGCGGCAGGATTGTTGACCTGTCTGCTGCTGGAGAAAACCAGCTCGTTCGGATATGGCGCAAAATTGCCGCGTAACGTCCGGCGTGTGCTGGAAGAGTTTGCCGCTAGTGAGCGGCTTAAGCGCACCAGCGCGCAAAAGGCGCAATTGATTGTGCAGGCAGTCGCGGCAGTGCTTTTGGTGATAGGTCTGGCTTTTCACCTGGCAGAGGTCGGGTTGATCGGTCTGATGGCTATTATCCTGATGGCAACGTTCAACGGGGTAACCGACGAGCACCAGATCGGCAAGGCGTTCCAGGAAGCACTGCCTTTCACCTCTTTGTTGGTGGTGTTCTTTGCCATTGTGGCGGTGATCCATCAGCAGCATCTGTTCAGCCCGATTATCGCAGCGGTACTGGCGATGCCTGAATCGGCCCAGCCAGGCATGTTCTTTCTGGCCAATGGGGTGCTGTCGATGATCAGCGATAACGTTTTTGTTGCCACTGTATACATCAGCGAGATCAAGCAGGCACTGGATGCCGGCTCGATCAGCCGCGAGCATTTCGAGCTGCTGGCGATCGCCATCAATACCGGAACCAACCTGCCCAGCGTCGCGACGCCGAATGGTCAGGCGGCGTTCCTGTTCCTGCTGACCTCAGCGATTGCGCCGCTGGTCCGGCTCTCCTATGGCCGCATGGTAGTGATGGCGTTCCCCTATACCCTGATGCTGGGAGGCGTCGGGTATTTTGCTGTGGTGAACTGGCTTTGA